A single genomic interval of Eurosta solidaginis isolate ZX-2024a chromosome 3, ASM4086904v1, whole genome shotgun sequence harbors:
- the LOC137246505 gene encoding putative nuclease HARBI1, whose amino-acid sequence MEDHIFLKNFRLPKAAFAHLLALLDVKLQPGVRKTSIPTILKLAATLRFCAHGSYQLSVGNGFSIGFGQSTVSLVLSEVFPALEEYVCRNWVTIQYTEEEKRQAKLYFFGKSGIPGVIGCIDGTHVKIVAPKKDIQHLYYNRKGYYSLNAMIVCDNAMRIRYVNAKYPGATHDANVFNMSTLKPRLEDDYRRGERNIILGDAGYALQPYMLTPYRNPEDGPAECMFNRKHSQGRNIVERTIGVLKNRFRCLLGARALHYEPKKATQIINVCAALHICLFYNVQLSDEEISDYQNPMTISKIAQHMKVVQWQTKKLGQLEIIFYNICSSSFTMITNNFYLNSYSVHFKFRVHLF is encoded by the exons ATGGAAGATCACAT atttttgaaaaactttcgtTTACCGAAAGCTGCATTTGCGCATTTACTGGCATTGCTAGATGTCAAACTACAACCTGGTGTTAGAAAGACATCTATCCCAACAATTTTAAAGCTTGCAGCAACTTTACGTTTCTGTGCTCACGGATCATACCAGCTGAGTGTAGGCAATGGCTTTAGTATAGGATTCGGCCAATCTACAGTATCCCTAGTTTTATCTGAAGTATTCCCAGCTTTGGAGGAATACGTTTGCAGAAATTGGGTGACAATTCAATATACTGAGGAGGAAAAGCGTCAagcaaagctttatttttttggaaaaagtgGAATACCAGGCGTGATAGGTTGCATAGACGGGACGCATGTCAAAATTGTTGCTCCAAAAAAGGACATTCAGCATTTGTACTATAATCGCAAAGGATATTATAGTTTGAATGCAATGATA GTTTGCGATAATGCCATGAGAATCCGCTATGTCAATGCCAAGTATCCGGGGGCAACGCACGATGCAAACGTTTTCAACATGTCCACATTGAAACCACGATTGGAAGATGACTACCGTAGGGGTGAAAGAAATATAATATTAG GCGATGCAGGTTACGCCCTACAACCTTATATGCTTACGCCATACCGAAACCCAGAAGATGGACCAGCAGAATGTATGTTTAACAGAAAACATTCCCAAGGAAGGAATATTGTGGAACGTACTATTGGAGTCCTTAAAAATCGATTTAGGTGTTTGTTAGGGGCTCGTGCGCTCCACTATGAGCCAAAGAAAGCTACACAAATAATAAACGTATGCGCAGCTCTtcacatttgtttattttataatgtTCAATTATCAGATGAAGAAATATCTGACTATCAAAACCCGATGACGATTTCCAAGATAGCACAACATATGAAGGTGGTTCAGTGGCAAACGAAGAAGCTAGGGCAGTTAGAAATAATATTTTACAACATATGCAGTTCTAGTTTTACGATgataacaaacaatttttatttaaattcatattcagtccattttaaattcagagtacacttattttaa